A single genomic interval of Adhaeribacter pallidiroseus harbors:
- a CDS encoding sensor histidine kinase has protein sequence MTLRTRFILFAVIIHAVMALIAARLLTTDKVWFVATEALIIVSIFVTINIYRSFVRPLDIISAGIESIRSKDFTVKFLPVGQREVDQLVEVYNTMIDQLRQERTLQAEKHYLLEQLLLASPSGIILLDFDLNIENINPAASRWLNVNLADCKEKPLWVLPNQWGTDLADLTEGQAKLFNVNGIRLFKAQKAHFVDRGFPHYFILIEELTEELVRQEKVAYEKIIRMMSHEVNNSIGAINSILQSFKHYTLQLETDLQPDYENALQVCIDRNTQLANFMGKFAGLVRLPLPHKQTLDLHALLQHAYYLMRPLAEERHISWVWDLAAEPISVQADEQQLEQIIINIIKNAFEAMEQEGQLLIKTIAQPPTLLIEDNGPGIPPEIRQQLFSPFFSTKKNGQGIGLMLIRDILMNHGFPFSLETVADHRTVFTIRFN, from the coding sequence ATGACACTGCGGACTAGGTTTATTTTGTTTGCGGTTATTATTCATGCGGTAATGGCTCTTATTGCGGCCCGTTTACTCACCACCGATAAAGTTTGGTTTGTAGCTACCGAGGCGCTGATTATCGTTTCTATTTTCGTAACCATCAACATTTACCGTTCTTTTGTCCGGCCCCTGGATATTATCTCGGCCGGCATTGAATCGATCCGGAGCAAAGATTTTACCGTGAAGTTTCTGCCGGTAGGGCAGCGCGAAGTAGACCAGTTGGTAGAAGTTTATAACACCATGATCGACCAGTTGCGCCAGGAACGTACGCTGCAAGCCGAAAAGCATTATTTACTCGAACAATTACTGCTGGCGTCACCTTCCGGCATTATCTTACTGGACTTCGACCTGAATATCGAAAACATCAATCCGGCAGCTTCGCGGTGGTTAAACGTAAATCTGGCCGATTGTAAAGAGAAACCGCTCTGGGTTTTACCCAATCAATGGGGAACCGATCTGGCCGATTTAACCGAAGGCCAAGCCAAACTTTTCAATGTAAACGGCATCCGCTTATTTAAAGCCCAGAAAGCCCATTTCGTGGATCGGGGGTTCCCGCATTATTTTATTTTAATCGAAGAACTCACCGAAGAATTAGTCCGGCAGGAGAAAGTAGCTTACGAGAAAATTATCCGGATGATGTCGCACGAAGTTAATAATTCGATTGGTGCAATTAACTCCATCTTGCAAAGCTTCAAACACTACACGCTGCAATTGGAAACCGATTTGCAACCCGACTACGAAAATGCCTTACAGGTTTGCATCGACCGCAATACGCAACTCGCTAATTTTATGGGTAAGTTCGCCGGCCTAGTGCGCTTGCCACTACCCCATAAACAAACCCTGGATTTGCACGCGCTACTGCAGCACGCCTATTACTTAATGCGCCCCTTGGCCGAAGAACGCCACATAAGCTGGGTTTGGGATTTAGCCGCAGAACCAATTTCCGTGCAGGCTGATGAACAGCAACTGGAGCAAATTATCATTAACATTATCAAAAACGCCTTCGAAGCGATGGAGCAAGAGGGGCAGCTTCTTATTAAAACCATCGCGCAACCCCCCACATTACTCATTGAAGACAACGGACCCGGTATTCCGCCGGAAATTCGCCAGCAATTGTTTTCGCCGTTTTTCAGTACCAAAAAGAACGGCCAGGGTATTGGTTTAATGCTTATCCGCGATATTCTCATGAACCACGGTTTCCCATTTTCGCTGGAAACTGTAGCCGACCATCGTACGGTTTTCACCATCCGGTTTAACTAA
- a CDS encoding valine--tRNA ligase — MSIAKTYNPKEVEDKWYQSWLQNGFFKSKPNPRKQPYSVVIPPPNVTGVLHMGHMLNNTIQDILVRRARMQGKEACWVPGTDHASIATEAKVVAMLKERGISKKDISREEFLKYAWEWKEKYGGIILEQLKKLGASCDWDRTRFTMEEDLSAAVIQVFVDLHRKGYIYRGIRMVNWDPQGLTAVSDEEVIHKQVNSKLYYVNYQIAEDTNNDQPTTNNYITIATTRPETILGDTAICVNPNDARYQHLKGKKALVPLINRAIPIIQDEYVDMEFGTGALKVTPAHDINDYELGHRHNLASIDILNDNGTLNESAQLYIGEDRFVVRKKIIKDIDAAGQLVKTEDITNNVGYSERTDAVIEPKLSMQWFCRMEKLAEPALKAVMDDEIKLHPPKFKNMYRSWMENIRDWNISRQLWWGQQIPAYYLPDGSFVVAINADEALVLAKQQTGNENLTQQNLRQDEDVLDTWFSSWLWPISVFDGFKDPDNPDMEYYYPTNDLVTAPEILFFWVARMIMAGFEYRRELPFRNVYLTGIVRDSIGRKMSKSLGNSPDPLNLIEQYGADGVRTGMLFSSPAGNDLPFDEKLCEQGRNFSNKIWNAFRLVKGWEVNPDLSFPNELATTWFEAKFNEAVTLLEDHFDKFRISDALLTVYKLVWDDFCSQYLEMIKPAYQQPIDGETYERTLAFFENLMKLLHPFMPFITEELWHELRDRQAKDYLIVACWPEVKAADTDIIQNMDKAMEVVAGIRNVRNSKNIPNTKALELSVKTADASLINAFQPIIQKLANISEISFVETGLDNAISFVQGASEFFIPMEGNVDVAVERERLQKELEYTKGFLTSVDKKLSNERFVSGAPEAVLEKERQKKADAEAKIQALEQSLAALA, encoded by the coding sequence ATGTCGATTGCCAAAACGTATAATCCCAAAGAAGTAGAAGATAAATGGTACCAAAGCTGGCTGCAAAACGGCTTTTTTAAATCCAAGCCCAATCCGCGCAAGCAACCGTACTCGGTGGTAATTCCGCCCCCCAACGTTACGGGCGTGCTGCACATGGGGCACATGCTTAACAATACCATTCAGGATATACTGGTGCGCCGCGCCCGCATGCAGGGTAAAGAAGCGTGCTGGGTACCCGGCACCGACCATGCTTCAATTGCCACCGAAGCCAAAGTAGTGGCGATGCTCAAGGAGCGCGGAATCAGCAAAAAAGACATCTCCCGGGAAGAATTTTTAAAATATGCCTGGGAGTGGAAAGAAAAATACGGCGGCATCATTCTGGAACAGCTTAAAAAGTTAGGCGCCTCCTGCGACTGGGACCGTACCCGCTTTACCATGGAAGAAGACTTATCGGCAGCGGTTATTCAGGTGTTCGTGGATTTGCACCGCAAAGGATATATTTACCGCGGCATCCGGATGGTAAACTGGGACCCGCAAGGCTTAACCGCGGTTTCCGACGAAGAAGTAATTCACAAACAGGTAAACTCCAAACTGTATTACGTTAATTACCAGATTGCGGAGGATACGAACAACGATCAACCAACCACCAACAACTATATTACCATTGCTACTACCCGCCCCGAAACCATTCTGGGCGATACCGCTATTTGCGTGAACCCCAACGATGCCCGCTACCAGCATTTAAAAGGTAAAAAAGCCTTGGTGCCGCTGATTAACCGGGCCATCCCGATTATTCAGGATGAGTACGTAGACATGGAATTTGGTACCGGTGCCTTAAAAGTAACCCCGGCCCACGACATCAACGACTACGAACTCGGCCATCGGCATAATTTAGCCAGCATTGATATTTTAAACGATAACGGTACTTTAAACGAAAGCGCCCAGCTGTACATTGGCGAAGACCGGTTTGTCGTGCGCAAAAAAATAATAAAAGACATAGACGCCGCCGGCCAGCTAGTTAAAACCGAAGACATCACGAATAACGTGGGTTACTCCGAGCGTACCGACGCCGTAATTGAGCCCAAGTTATCCATGCAATGGTTTTGCCGGATGGAAAAACTGGCGGAACCTGCTTTAAAGGCTGTGATGGACGACGAAATTAAGTTGCACCCGCCAAAATTTAAAAATATGTACCGGTCCTGGATGGAAAACATCCGCGACTGGAACATTTCGCGGCAGTTGTGGTGGGGACAGCAGATTCCGGCTTATTACCTGCCGGATGGCTCGTTTGTAGTAGCTATTAACGCCGACGAAGCCTTGGTGTTGGCGAAGCAACAAACTGGCAACGAAAACTTAACCCAGCAGAATTTGCGGCAAGACGAAGACGTACTGGATACCTGGTTTTCGTCGTGGCTTTGGCCCATCTCGGTATTCGACGGTTTTAAAGACCCCGATAATCCGGATATGGAATACTACTACCCTACCAACGATTTGGTAACCGCGCCCGAAATTTTATTTTTCTGGGTGGCGCGCATGATTATGGCGGGTTTTGAGTACCGGCGCGAACTGCCTTTCCGGAACGTGTATTTAACCGGTATTGTACGCGACAGCATCGGCCGTAAAATGTCGAAATCGCTGGGTAACTCGCCGGACCCGCTTAACTTAATTGAGCAATACGGCGCTGATGGCGTGCGTACCGGCATGTTGTTTAGTTCGCCGGCCGGTAACGATTTGCCCTTCGACGAAAAGCTGTGCGAGCAAGGCCGTAATTTTAGTAACAAAATCTGGAATGCGTTCCGGCTAGTGAAAGGCTGGGAAGTAAACCCCGATTTATCTTTCCCGAACGAACTGGCTACCACCTGGTTCGAGGCCAAGTTCAACGAAGCAGTTACGTTGCTCGAAGATCACTTTGATAAATTCCGGATTTCGGATGCGTTATTGACGGTTTACAAACTGGTATGGGACGATTTCTGTTCGCAGTACCTCGAAATGATTAAGCCGGCCTACCAGCAACCCATCGACGGCGAAACCTACGAGCGCACCCTGGCATTTTTTGAAAATTTAATGAAGCTGCTGCATCCGTTTATGCCGTTTATCACCGAAGAGTTGTGGCACGAACTCCGCGACCGCCAGGCCAAAGATTACCTGATTGTAGCTTGTTGGCCCGAAGTAAAAGCGGCGGATACCGACATTATTCAGAATATGGATAAGGCCATGGAAGTAGTGGCGGGTATCCGGAACGTACGGAACTCCAAAAATATTCCGAACACCAAAGCGCTGGAGTTATCGGTTAAAACCGCGGACGCTAGTCTGATTAATGCGTTTCAACCCATTATTCAAAAGCTGGCCAATATTTCAGAAATCAGCTTTGTGGAAACCGGTTTAGATAACGCCATTAGTTTTGTACAAGGCGCCAGCGAGTTTTTCATCCCGATGGAGGGCAACGTAGACGTAGCGGTAGAACGGGAACGCCTGCAAAAAGAACTCGAATACACCAAAGGTTTCCTGACCTCGGTTGATAAAAAATTAAGCAACGAACGGTTTGTAAGCGGCGCCCCGGAAGCCGTGCTGGAAAAAGAACGCCAGAAAAAAGCCGATGCCGAAGCAAAGATTCAAGCCCTGGAACAAAGTTTAGCCGCTCTTGCCTAA